The sequence below is a genomic window from bacterium.
CAAAGAACGTTCAATCAGATGTGAAAGTTTCGCGTTGGTTTTTTCAGCGAGGCGCCGGTTTTTCATGTATTTGCTGGCAATGGCGTCCAGATCCAGATCCTCGGTGATCTCGTCCATCATGGCCTCGGTGGCGTGGACAGCTTGCTCGCCTGCAATATTTTTCAGGCGATCCAATAAAACCTTTTCAAGCATTAAAAGGGAATGCTTGATGTGTTTACGGCCCTTCTGTGTTTTAGCGGAAGGGTCTTTCAGAACAGGCTGCACCACTTTTTGTATACATCCTATCACGAGATCCGTAAGGGTTTCGCCCTCGGAGAGGTCCGCCTGACTGGCTCGGATTTCGACGGTGCGGAGGATCAGTTCAGCCAGCTTTTCTGTGTCCGCCGCCAGATGGCGGATATCCTCTGTAGAACGATTGGAATCGGCCTGATTATCGCCTTTCAGGAACGCCATGATATTTTCCAGGTCGGGTTGAGTAGGAGCAGATTCCTGGAGTGGTGTTTCCGGGGCAGGCGGGGTAGTGGAGGGTGGTGGCGTGATTTCCTGCGGTTCATCTTCTGAAACACGGCGATACGAAAAAGATTTGGCTTCAATGTGTTTGAGTCCAAGGCCTTCCATTAGTTCGCCCGCACTTTTAGTCAGATCCAGTTTGGCGGTAGGGGTGAGAAGAAGAGAGAAGAGAGAAATACATTCGTCCAGGGAGAAACCTGGCTCAATGGTGAAGCTGAGGAGATTCAGGGCGGTCAATCTGGTGGTGAAACTGGCCGCTAAGGGACTGCCTGCAGTGGATTCTCCATTTATGAGTAGCGATCCATCCGCGATGCTGAAGTGGATGTGTTTATGGAATTCAATAAATTTACTGATGACGGTAAAACTGATGTCAAGCGATGAGCGGGCGACCTTGTGTGTGACTCCGTAAAGCAGGGCCATGTTCATGGTTTGACCCATGATCTGAATGAGGTCGGTCACATCCTGCTCATGATCTCGCTGTTGGGCTACAGGTTCGGCTTCCATAGGTGTCAATTTATAGAGTTTAGGGGAATCTTTCAACAATCCTTCCACGCCAAGGCTCCCGTTGGACATTCCCTCACACAGACCGCGGCCGATTGGCCCAGAGCGGCCTCAAGTGAGCCTTCAAAGGGAACCCCAACCACGGCATCAAAGCCGCGCCCCAGAAAGGTCAGTCCGGGCTTTTCTCCCGCTTGAGTGGTGATTCTAACGCAGATGCCACAATGAATACATTTTCCCGGCTCAAAAATGACGAGGGGATGAGAGGTGTTTCGCTCGACCGGCTTTCGCCCGTCAGCGGGACTATGCAGGGGGCCGCTCATGTGGATTTCCATATAATCCCGAAGTTTACATGCTTCCGCCTTGCGGCAATCACAGTGCATGCATCGCCCGCTTTCCCGCCTTGCTTCATTAGCTGTAAACCCTGCGTCTGGCCCGACACCCGGTCGGATACGGGGAGTCGGAGCGGCCTCTTTTAACAGTTCCCGGCTTTCCGTATCCTTGATCTTTCCTAAACGTGA
It includes:
- a CDS encoding histidine kinase dimerization/phospho-acceptor domain-containing protein, with the protein product MEAEPVAQQRDHEQDVTDLIQIMGQTMNMALLYGVTHKVARSSLDISFTVISKFIEFHKHIHFSIADGSLLINGESTAGSPLAASFTTRLTALNLLSFTIEPGFSLDECISLFSLLLTPTAKLDLTKSAGELMEGLGLKHIEAKSFSYRRVSEDEPQEITPPPSTTPPAPETPLQESAPTQPDLENIMAFLKGDNQADSNRSTEDIRHLAADTEKLAELILRTVEIRASQADLSEGETLTDLVIGCIQKVVQPVLKDPSAKTQKGRKHIKHSLLMLEKVLLDRLKNIAGEQAVHATEAMMDEITEDLDLDAIASKYMKNRRLAEKTNAKLSHLIERSLDDPQQLEELRGRLADQGLTPEGWQELTVKLAPTSTGESGGGGGSGLGDGVNEIKILTLLLARIGETIQNPPASEAPSEIQFLITETGEHLTALAEITDKKIKTLKSLLTDEETNPVLSRCELLEILAEIAQEIMQPLTIITGTVAMIRSLRTGPLTDTQGELLSMIAESCKRMTTLVNHLMQLAGTPQTRQPDRAILNAAYQQN